The DNA window GTCGAGCAGGACTCCAATATTATTTTTATGCAGCTCATCAATCAAATACATCAAATCCTGTGGAGCACCAAAACGTGAAGTCGCTGCATAAAAGCCTGTAATCTGATATCCCCAGCTGGGATCGTAAGGATATTCCATAATGGGCATGAATTCTACATGAGTAAAGCCCATTTCTTTTACATAAGGAACCAGTTTTGTTGCAATATCCCGGTAATTTAGAAACTTATCTGGATTTTTGTCGTCTCTTACCCAGGAACCAAGATGTAATTCGTACACTGAAATAGGGGCTTCCAGACTATTTTTTTGCCATCGGCTTTCCATCCAATCCTGATCATTCCATTCATACCAGGTAGTTGAAACCAATGATGCTGCCTGGATATTCTGCTCCCAGCTTAGTGCATAAGGATCACTTTTTTCCAGGATTTCACCTCTTGCAGTCTCGACAGCATATTTATATAATGTTCCCCAGGGCAGTTCTTCCACAAATCCTTCCCAGATTCCTGATCCATCCCATCTTGGGAACAGAATATGATCTTTATGATTCCAGTTATTAAAATTTCCAATCACGGAAACCTTTCTGGCATTGGGTGCCCAGACTGAAAAATATACTCCTTTCTTTCCATCTTTCTCTACAGAATGTGCTCCAAATTTACCATATAGCTTATAATGCCTTCCTTCTTTAAAAAGGTAGACATCTTGATCAGTGAAAAGCGTATAGGTTTTAACAGAATTCATCAAGATCAGATTGTATTTATATTTTCCCTGAAACTACGAAAAATACTGACAACAGCGGTTAATTATTCATCAAATAATTAACAAGTTAGTTTTCTTCTTTCGTCTATCTATCAAATATATCAATTTTTAAATCACTTTTTTATCATCTCAAAAACAATCTTTTTTATAAATTTAGCCATCTAATATATTAAACACTTAGGATGAGATTTGAACTTTATACCGAAGAAAAAGACGACAGACCGGTATTTATCACCGGAAATTTTAACAACTGGAACCCAAAAGATTACAACTATCAGCTAGTACAAACGGATTCTTGCAATTATTATATTGAAATTAAAGACGAGCCTCTTCCTGATGATATTGAGTATAAATTCACCAAAGGAGGTTGGGAAAATGTAGAATTGGATCAATATGGAAACATCACTCCTAACCGAAAAATTAAAAAGGCTGCCGGAAAATCTTCCGATATTGTTGAAAAATGGAGGCTGAACTGGGGACCTTTTAAGAAAGAATTCTTTCCAATTGCAGAAGTAATTTCTGAAGAATTTTATATTCCACAGCTTGACCGACATCGTAAAGTCTGGGCTGTACTTCCCTATGATTATCATACTTCTGAAAAAAGTTATCCTGTTCTATATTTACAGGATGCACAGAATCTTTTTAATGAAGGAAGTGATTTCGGAAACTGGGAAATAGATAAAAAGCTATCTATCCTCGCAGAATATGGGCGGGGTGATGTAATCGTCATTGCCATAGAACATGGAAGTCAGAATAGAATTAAGGAATATATTTTCGACAATGATAATATTGCGAACGGTTCAGAAGGAAAAAAATATATCCGTTTTATTACAGACACTTTAAAGCCTTTTGTGGATGAAAATTACCGCACCAAAAAAGATCGTGACAACACTGGAATCGGAGGAAGTTCCCTGGGAGCTCTTATCAGCATATATAGTGGATTTCTTTATCCTGAAGTCTACTCTAAATTGTTGATTTTTTCTCCTTCTCTCTGGGTTGAACCAAATAATAATTTCCCAATGATGAACTTCCGGGTTCCTTTTAAAACAAAAATTTATTTATATGGCGGTGGGCAGGAAGGATCCAAAATGGTGAAAAGGATCCGTATTTTTGAAGAGTATTTAAAAAGATGGGAAAAAAAGAATCTTTTTGATTTTGAATTCAGAACCAGTATCAATCCTGAAGGGACACACAGCGAATTTTACTGGTCACAGGAGTTCCCGAGAGCCATTGAATGGCTGTTTTATGATAATACAGAAAACCCTGTCGAAGTAAAACCACAACAACAAAGCATTAAGAACTAAAAAGTATGAAGTCGTCAGATAAAACCGACCGATGGCTTACAACTTGGAAAAATATATTTACTATGAAATTAATCAATAAAAAAAACAAAAATTACACTCAGGTTTTCCATGTATTCACAGAAGAAGAATGGACGAAATCAAATAAAAATTTTAACAAAAACATCGCTACCTTTTTTACAGGCAAGAAACATGAAGTCTTCATCAATGCCCATGAAGAAGGAATCACTTACTTTATTGGCCTTGGAAAATCGACTTTACAATCTTTCGAAATACAACAGGTTGCCGTAAAGTTTTCGCAAAGTCAAAAGGAAAAATTACAAGCTGTTCCAACTTTGATGCTTGCAGATTTTATGAATGAAAAACAGTTTGAAGAATTCGTAAAAGGGCTTTTAATCGGAACATACAATTATCCTTTTGAAAAAACACATCCTTTCTGGAATACTAAGTTTGAGCTTCATTTCGAGAATTTAAGTCAGAAAAAATTAGATCATATTGGTCAGAAAGCTGAAGCATTAAGTAACGGACAGATTGCCTGTCAGGAATGGTTGAATAAACCTGCCAATCTTAAAAGGCCGGATACTTTCAGTTTATACCTTAAAACCCTGGCCAAAAAGCATGAATTAAAATACACGGTTTTTAACAGGAAGAAATGCGAGGAACTAGGTTTGGGAGCTTATCTTTCAGTGAATCAGGGAAGCGCCTATGATGCAGCATTTACTATTTTAGAATATAAAACCACTGTTAAAAATGCCAAAACTTTCGGTCTGGTCGGAAAATGTGTCTTGTTTGACACCGGAGGAATTTCCATCAAAAATTCAGCTAATCTCCATTATATGAAATCCGATATGGGCGGCGCTACAACTGTTCTGGGAACATTGATCTATGCTGCTGAAATGGAACTTCCAGTTAATATTGTAGCAGTTCTTCCTATCACCGACAATGCCGTTTCGGAAAAAGCATTGCTTCCAAGTGATGTTATCACCGCTTACAACGGAAAAACCATTGAGGTTATAGATACTGACGCAGAAGGAAGATTGATCCTTGCTGACGGACTGTCTTATCTTTCCAAAAATTATAAAACAGATTTCATGATCGATCTGGCTACATTAACGGGAAGTTCAGTACGAATGTTCGGGGATACCTGCGGAGCCATGTTTTCCAATAATGAAGAATTGAAAAATCTATTGATAAAAACAGGGGATCAGACCAACCAACGGCTATGGAATCTTCCCTTGTGGGATGTTTGGAATAATGACATTCAATCTGATGTAGCAGACCTTAAAAACATCTCCCTGAAACCTGTCGGAGACTGTATTATTGCCGCCAAATTTTTAGAGCAATTCATTGAAAATCACCCTAAGTGGGCGCATTTGGACATAGCCGGTGTCGCCTTCGGAAATGTAGGATATGCTAAAGAAAAAGCAGCAACTGGTTTTGGGGTTCAATTGCTCGCGGATTTAATTGAAAATTATCATTAAAAATTAGTTTATTACAAAAATTCTCTGTATACTTGATTAGTGATTTTTCAAAAGCGCATCATATTCATAGTTTTGATAATAATCAAACAATAAAGAAATGCTTTTATTTTTGAAAAATCACTAAAACTTAAAAAACATTATATGGAGGAGAAAACTATTGTATGCATTTCGTGCTATTACAAAGGCTATGATTTCATGGATGAAATGAAAAAGCTTGGTAATAAAATAATCTTAGTAACATCAGAAAACCTTAAAGAAAAAAACTGGCCCTGGCACGCTATTGACGAAGTATTCTACATGCCGGAGCTAAAGCCGTCTGTCTGGAATCTGGAACATCTGATTCAAGGATTTTCACACTTAATGAAAACCAGAAAAGTGGATGCTGTAGTTGCCCTTGATGATTATGATGTGGAAAAAGCTGCTCTGATCAGGGAAACATTTCGTATTCCAGGGATGGGACAAACAACACACCGTTATTTCAGAGATAAACTGGCTATGCGCCAGAAGGCTAAAGATTCCGGGATCAATGTACCTGAGTTCACTGCTGTTTTCAATGATGATACCGTCAATGAATTTGCAGACAGAGTCCCGGCTCCATGGGTATTGAAACCCCGCTCGGAGGCATCAGCATCCGGTATTAAGAAGATTACTTCTAAAGAACAGCTTCATGAAGCATTAGATGTCCTTGGTGAAGAACGTCATCTCTTTTTGCTGGAAAGTTTTAAGCCCGGTGATGTATACCATGTAGACAGTCTTACTTTTAATAAAGAAATTGTGTTCACTTCCGCATCAAAATACCTGGCTCCGCCGATGCAGGTTTCACATGAAGGAGGCGTATTCCGATCCAAAACATTGGGAAGATATTCTGAAGAGTTTAAAGCACTTGATGAGATCAATTCCAAAGTGCTTTCCAATTTTGGACTTATGAACGGCGCCACTCATACGGAGTTTATTCACGGAAAAGAGGATGGAAAATGGTATTTCCTTGAAACATCATCAAGAGTGGGAGGCGCTCATATTCCTGACCTTGTAGAAGCTTCAAGCAGTATTAATATCTGGCGGGAATGGGCAAAAATTGAAGACGCCTTACTAAGAAACAAAACTTACACAGCTCTCCCTCCTACCGAATATTATTCAGGACTCATTGTAGCCTTAATCAAAGATAAAGAACCGGATTATAATAGTTTTGAATGTGAGGAAGTGGTAAAATTTCTTCCCATAGAGTACCATGTCGGAATTGTTTATAAATCCAGTGATGCCAATATCATCCAGGAAAGATTAGACGCCGCCGCTGAAAAGATCCATGCAGAAATGCTCAACATTTTGCCTCCCAAAAGCACTAAGCTGAGCAGCTAAACATAACTTAAAGAAAAAATCAATGCCTCATATAGAACATACAGATTATTATTCAAACATATTGGGAACAAGCCTTAAAGTGGAAGTAACCGGGCATTTTGGCCATCCCGTCATCATGTTTCCTACTTCCCAGGGACAATATACCCAAAATCATGATTTCCACCTTAACGGAAGTATCAACTGGTTTGTAGAACAGGGAAAAGTAAAACTTTATAACATCCAAACCATCGATAGCTGGAGCTTTTATGATGATAAAATATCACCCCAGCAAAGGATAAGAAACTACGAAAGGTATGTGCAGTTTCTCATTAAAGAATTTGTACCATACATTCAAAAGCTGCATAAAACACATCGTGTCGCCGTTGCAGGAGCCAGCTTTGGAGGATATCATGCCGCCAACTTTGCTTTCAGGTTTCCGGATGTGGTTTCGCATTTGTTTTGTCTCTCCGGCGCTTTCAGTATAAGGAATTTTATGGACGGATATTCTGATGATCTGGTATACTACAATTGTCCCAGAGAATTTATAAGGAATGACGAAGCATGGAAGTACAAACATATGCATATTGTATTGAGTACTTCCGATCAGGATATATGCAGGGATAAAAACATTGAAATGGCAGAAATATTAAGAGTTAAAGGCATCGATTTCTGGTATGATGAAAGAAAATGGATCGGCCATGACTGGCCATTGTGGAGAATGGTATTTCCAACCTTTATAGGAGCTTATTTTTCTTAAAAAATTAAATTAAAAAAGAATTCAACTATAAAAAAATTTTTTGAAAAGGAAAGATTATCAACTTTGCCAGAATATCACAATTGAAGACGTGATATTCCTCTCCGCCGGAGGGGTGGCGAAAATTCAAAGAATTTTTGACGGGGTGGTTTAAATTTTAACCAAAAATCAATATTCACCCATTATTTAAAAAGGACAAAAAAGAAAAAAATATACACCTATTAAAAACAAAAATTATGGCAAAAAAAGTAGGAATTCTATTTGGTATGGAAGATACGTTTCCCTGGGCATTTATAGACAAAGTAAATGAATTGGGAGGTGGAGAAATCATAGCTGAACCTGTAACGATTGATAAACTTGAACAAGGTGCAGATTATGGATATGCCGTTATCATTGACAGAATTTCACAGGATGTTCCTTTTTACAGAGCGTATCTGAAAAACGCAGCACTTAATGGCACTTATGTAATCAATAATCCCTTTTGGTGGAGTGCTGACGAAAAGTTTTTCAATAATGCCCTGATGATCAAACTGGGAATTCCGTTACCAAAAACTGTACTTCTACCCTCGCATGAAAGACCGACCAATACTTCGGAAACCTCATTCAGAAATCTGAAATTCCCCCATGACTGGGAATATATTTTTAATTATGTTGGATTTCCTGCTTACATGAAACCTCATGACGGAGGTGGATGGAAAAGCGTATACCGGGTAGAAAATCCGGATGATCTCTGGAATAAACTGGGAGAAACAGAACAATTGGTAATGATGGTACAGGAAGAAATTGTATTTGATGATTATTACAGAGTATATTGTCTTGGCAGAAAATATGTCCACATCATGCCTTATGAGCCGAGAAATGCTCCTCATTTAAGATATGCAACAACGCACCAAACTGAAGGTGCAGAGCTTGAAAAACTATTGAAAACCATTCATGATTATACCATTACAATGAATGAAGCATTGGGCTATGATTTCAATACGGTAGAATTTGCAGTAAGAGATGGGATTCCTTATGCCATTGACTTCTGTAATCCTGCTCCGGATGCAGATAAGAATTCTGTGGGTGAAGAAAATTTCGCATGGATTGTAGAACATGCCGCCAAACTGGCCGTTGAAAAAGCAAAAGAATATGTTCCGGGAAAACCTAATATCACTTGGGGAACTTTCGTGAAAGATTCAATAAAATAAAGATTGAAAAAGAAATAAAAAACACAAGGAAAATGCATCAATTTACTATTGGAATCGAAGAAGAATATCAAATCATTGATGTTGAAAGCAGAGATCTTGTTTCTCATGTTTCAAAGATCATTGAAGGCGGAAAGGCTGTTTTAAGTGAAAACCTAAAGCACGAAATGCACGAATCTATGATTGAAATGGAAACGGGTATCTGTCAGAATATTCAGGAGGCAAAAGCAGAATTAACCAACTTGAGGCGTCACCTGATCAATATTGCTCATGAGCAGGGATTACGGGTTTCCGGAGGCGGCACACATCCTTTCTCCCACTGGTCAGATAATAACATTACCCAAGGAGAAAGATACGTCAAAATTGTAGACGACATGGGAGATGTTGCTCGTGAAAATCTTATTTTCGGGCTTCATGTACACATTGGAATCCCCAACCGTGAAGAAGGGGTAAGAATCCAGAATGTCATGCGTTATTTTTTACCACATGTCTACGCTCTTTCTACCAATTCCCCGTTTTGGATCGGAAGATATACAGGATTTAAATCCTACCGACAGGAAGTTTTTGTGAAATTTCCCAGAACCGGTATTCCGAGCTATTTTAATTCTCTGGCAGAATTTGACAGCTATGTTGATCTTCTGGTAAAAACCGGAACCATCGACAATGCCAAAAAAATCTGGTGGGATCTGCGGGTACACCCCTTCTATCCTACGATTGAATTCAGAATCTGTGATATGCCGTTAAGAATTGATGAAACCGTTTGTCTGGCTGCTATCATGCAAAGTCTCGTAGCAAAAATCTATAAACTGCACCAGCAAAATTTAAGCTTCAGAAGCTACAGAAGGCTGTTGTTAAATGAAAATAAATGGCGTGCTTCCAAAAGCGGTATTGAAGCTCATCTTATTGATTTTGGGAAGGAAGAATCAGTGCCATATCCTCATTTACTGAAAGAACTTTTAGAATTTATCGACGACGTAGTAGACGATCTGGGATGCAGAGAAGAAGTAGAATATGCCTGGAAAATACTGGAAAACGGAACCGGTGCAGACCGACAACTTCAGATCTTCAAGGAAACAGGCGATCTTACCAAAGTCGTGGATTATATGATCTCTGAAACAGAATATGGTATCACTCATGGAGAAACCGCTTCATAATATTTTTGGTAACTTTACAAAAAATATGATGTAATGAAAGATATTCGAATTGCTCTGCTGGACATGAACAACAACCATGTTAATCAAGGCTTTAGAAATATTAAAGAAATTTCTGAAACATTTCAGCAGAATTCTGAAGAAAATGTAGTGATCCAAACATTTGATGTGAGGTTTAAAGATGAAATGCCGGAAATCGGAGATTTTGATATATTTATTTCTTCAGGTGGCCCGGGAGATCCGCACAGAGAAGGTCTTGCGTGGGAAGATCGGTTTGCTGATTTTTTAGATACCATTTTCGAACACAATAAAAATCATGAAGATAAAAAATACCTCTTCCTGATTTGCCACTCTTTCCAACTGGCAAGTATCCACTGGAAATTAGGGAATATCTGCAAGAGAAAATCTTATTCTTTTGGAGTGATGCCCGTTCATAAAACGGAAGAAGGCAAGAATGAATTTTTGTTTAAAAACCTTCAGGATCCTTTTTATGCCGTAGATTCCAGAGCATATCAATTTATTGAGCCTGATCTGGATCGTTTTGAAAAGCTTGGAATGAAGATGATGGCTATTGAGAAATTCCGTCCTCATATCAACCTGGAAAGAGCGGTAATGGCTGTTCGTTTTTCTGATGAAATATTTGGAACTCAGTTCCACCCGGAGGCCAGTCCTCAGGCACTTATTGAGAATCTGAAAGATGATAAAAACAAAGAAGCGATGATCGAGAATTTCGGAATGGAAAAGTATCTTGAAACAATGGACAGGATAGATGACGAAGATAAAATCATTCTGACCAGACACCAGATTCTTCCACGATTTCTTCAGTTAGCAAAGGAAAACATTTTAAAAGAAGCTGAATCTTTGGCTTAAAAAATTAATTAATATCACCCGCAAAGGTCACAAAAGCATGTAACGCTTAAGTTCTTTTTTAGTTACTACTACCTATTTGAGAAGTACACTTAAGTTTTTTGAAAATCAAAAATTTACCATTATGTGAATTTTATACAATTCAAAAAAATTCTTTTGTAGCTTTTGCAACTCAATCTAAATTACAAATCGGGCCAATGCTCGATTTTTTTAACATCACAAAAGAAAAAAAATATGATTCCAAAATACAGAAAGCAATTTAATCAGGAGTTTTCACCAGAAAAATACCAGCAGCTCAAAGATATTTTAACGCAAAAAGGAGGTATAGAACCTGGCTTCAGAATTTCAGAAAGCCCAATATTTCTTACTAAAGATTTTGAAAATAAATTGCTTGATGCCAGTGAAAGTGTTATCAGCCAGATAAAAGCTATTCCGGCAGAAACTCTTCAGAAAGCCATTCCTGAAAACTGTAAAGTTCCTAATGATACTGATCAGCCACACTTTTTTACCATAGATTTTGGAATCTGCAGAAGTGAAAATGGAGAAATTGAGCCTCAGTTGATAGAACTGCAGGCGTTTCCTTCTCTATATGCTTTTCAAAAAACGTTTGAAAATACGTTCTGTGAAGTCTATCCGTTTTTATCAGATATCCGGAATACAATGCCTCATGAAACTTTTAAAAGCTATTTGAAAGATTTGATTGTAGGTGGTGAAAATCCTGAAAACGTAATTATTCTTGAAATCCTTCCGGAAAAACAGAAAACCGCCATTGATTTTGCTTTAACAGAACAATTATTAGGAATAAAAACCTTATGTCTGACAAAAGTAAAGAAGAAAGGCAAAAAACTGTATTATGAGAATAATGGTGAGCCGGTGGAAATTAAAAGAATCTACAATCGTGTGATATTTGATGAGTTGGATAAAACCCCTGATCTTGTTACCGAATTCGATTTCCGTGAAGAAGTTGATGTAAAATGGATTACCCATCCTAATTGGTTTTTTAAAATTTCCAAGTTCCTTCTCCCATTATTACAACATCAATTCGTTCCTAAAAGTTATTTCCTTCATGAATTTCCAGAAGATGAAAGTTTGGAAAACTTTGTATTAAAACCTTTATTTTCATTTGCCGGCAGCGGAGTGAATTTAAATCCAACAAAAGAAATTACGAACGCTATTGATGACAAAGAAAATTACATTTTGCAAAGAAAAGTAACCTATGAACCTGTTTTTGAAGATATCAACGGAGATTTTTCAAAAGCAGAGATCCGTTTGTTGTATATTTGGCGTGAAAATGATGAACGCCCTATTCTATTGGAAAATTTGGGAAGAATGACCAAAGCAGCTATGATAAATGTAGATTTCAACAAGAAAGACGCCATTTGGATTGGAAGTTCCAATGCTTTTTTTGGCGAAGGATAACTTAAAATATTTAGAACAGTTGTTTTTTTCAGCTTTATCAAACCTAAAAAACTTTTAATAAAACTAATATACATGGAACAAAAATCAACTTTTGAAGAGTTTGAGATTAACAACAATTTTGCACGAAGGAGGAGTTTACTCCCTTTATGGATCAAGATTTTCACCTGGATTTTTTTCTTAGGAGGAATTGTCGGTGTTTTGATACTGGGATTTGGATTTTTCCTTGATAATACGGATCTGTCACTGTATGGTTTGCAAACTACACAACCTTATAGTGTAACCGGCTTCATCATCACTTATCTTTTTATTTTCAAGGGTATTGTCGCGTATGGACTTTGGTTTGAACAAAAATGGGCACCTAAAGCGGCAATTGCCGATGCTGTTTTAGGGATCATCATCTGCGGAGTCGTTATGTTTATTTTACCTTTCGTAACGGATTCAACACATTTCACTATTAGATTTGAACTTGTTGCACTCATTCCCTATCTGACAAGAATGCAGAAAATTCAAAAAACCTGGGAAAACTTATAAAAACAAAAACCTTCGAAATTTCGAAGGTTTTTTATTTCTGAAAAATATTTCTTATAAATTTTTATCGTCTTCCAGAACTTCTCTGGCCTGATATTCCTGTACCAGATCAATTGCATTGGAGATTACATCGCTTAGAGCAGTAATAAAAGTTCCATCTTCAGCCATTCCCATGGCATGTTTCAAGGCTTCAATTTCTTTTGGAATGATCTCATAGCTTACATCTCTTCCTGAAGACTGCATGCCTTCAATAATCAATCCATTGATCTCTTCTTCAGTTCTCCCGCGCAAATGCTTCTCATTTCTGATGATAATATGATCAAACATTCTTCCGGCAATTTTTCCACACTCTCTGATATCTCCGTCACGTCGGTCTCCAACTCCTGAAATGATGCCTATTTTCTTGGTGGATTCTACGTTTTTAAGATAATCTTCAATGGCTTCATAGCCTGAAGGATTGTGTGCAAAATCAATGAGAACTTTAAAGCTTTTAAATTTAAACACATTTAATCTTCCCGGAGTAAGCTGAGCACTTGGAATGAAAGTCCTTAAAGAATTGGAAATATCTTCAATTCCAAAACCATAAAGATAACTTGCCAAACTCGCAGCCAGCACATTTTCAATCATAAACCGGGCTTTACCTTCCATCGTAATCGGAAAATCCTTCGCTTTTCCGATTCTGATTTTCCAGTCTCCTTTTTTAATGGTTACAAAACCTTCCTCATAAACACAGGTAATTTTCCCTTCCTTTGCAAATTTTACGATATGAGGATTATTCTCATCCATACTGAAAATCGCAATATTACTGTCGAGATCATTTACAATTTTCATTGAATATTTATTGTCGGCATTCAGTACGCTCCAACCGCTTTTCTTTACACTATCGAGTACTACCCGTTTTACTTTGGTAAGATCTCTCAGGTTGTGAATATCATTCATTCCTAAATGATCTTCCTCGATATTAGTAAGAACTCCGATATCACACTGGGAAAAGCCCAATCCGGAGCGCAGAATTCCTCCTCTGGCTGTTTCAAGAACCGCAAATTCAACGGTAGGGTCTTTCAATATAAATTCTGCTGATAATGGCCCGGTAGTATCTCCTTTAGACAGCATTGTATTTTGAATATAAATACCGTCGGAAGTGGTAAATCCTACTCTGTAGCCATTACTTTTGACAATATGTGAAATCAATCTTGTTGTTGTTGTTTTCCCGTTGGTACCTGTGACCGCAATAATCGGGATGGTAAACGGTTTCCCTTGTGGATATAGCATATCTACTACGGGAGCAGCAACATTTCGTGGCAACCCTTCACTGGGGGCGAGATGCATTCTGAATCCGGGAGCAGCATTTACTTCTATGATCGCACCACCACTCTCCTTTAAAGGCTGAGTTAAGTTTTCTGCCATAATATCAATACCGCAAACATCAAGTCCGATAATCTTGGAAATCCTTTCAGCCATAGTAATGTTTTCCGGATGCACCATATCTGTAACATCAATGGAAGTTCCCCCTGTCGAAAGATTAGCCGTAGACTTCAGATAGACGATTTCTCCTCTTTGAGGAATGGTTTCAAGGGTATAATGAAGTTTTTCGAGCAGCTCCTGCGTATCTTTATCTACTTCAATTTCAGTAAGAACATTTTCATGACCATACCCTCGTCTCGGATCTTTATTTTCTCTTTCAATAAGCTGCTCAATATTCAATTCTCCGTCTCCTACAATGTGAGCGGGAACTCTTCTTGCGGCGGCGACCATTTTATTATCTATCACCAGCACTCTGAAATCATATCCGGTAATGTATTTTTCAACAATTACTTTTCTGGAATATTTCTGAGCGTGTTCAAGACCTATTTTAGCAACTTCCCAATCGTTAACATTAATTGACGACCCTTTTCCATGATTTCCATCCAAAGGTTTCAAAACAACGGGATAGCCAATTTTTCTGATCACCGCCTGTAA is part of the Chryseobacterium lactis genome and encodes:
- the cphA gene encoding cyanophycin synthetase; its protein translation is MKIEKIQALRGPNIWSIRRKKLIQMRLDLEEMENYPTNKIDGFRERIEKLIPSLITHRCSEGVEGGFFHRVETGTWMGHVIEHIALEIQTLAGMDVGFGRTRETKTPGVYNVVFNYIEENAGIYAAEEAVKIAQVLIEGKEYDLNACIHKLKEIRERVRLGPSTGSIVEEAVSRKIPWIRLGTNSLVQLGYGVNQQRFQATITGKTSSIAVDIACNKELTKKMLHDAAIPVPIGDLVVDEEGLQAVIRKIGYPVVLKPLDGNHGKGSSINVNDWEVAKIGLEHAQKYSRKVIVEKYITGYDFRVLVIDNKMVAAARRVPAHIVGDGELNIEQLIERENKDPRRGYGHENVLTEIEVDKDTQELLEKLHYTLETIPQRGEIVYLKSTANLSTGGTSIDVTDMVHPENITMAERISKIIGLDVCGIDIMAENLTQPLKESGGAIIEVNAAPGFRMHLAPSEGLPRNVAAPVVDMLYPQGKPFTIPIIAVTGTNGKTTTTRLISHIVKSNGYRVGFTTSDGIYIQNTMLSKGDTTGPLSAEFILKDPTVEFAVLETARGGILRSGLGFSQCDIGVLTNIEEDHLGMNDIHNLRDLTKVKRVVLDSVKKSGWSVLNADNKYSMKIVNDLDSNIAIFSMDENNPHIVKFAKEGKITCVYEEGFVTIKKGDWKIRIGKAKDFPITMEGKARFMIENVLAASLASYLYGFGIEDISNSLRTFIPSAQLTPGRLNVFKFKSFKVLIDFAHNPSGYEAIEDYLKNVESTKKIGIISGVGDRRDGDIRECGKIAGRMFDHIIIRNEKHLRGRTEEEINGLIIEGMQSSGRDVSYEIIPKEIEALKHAMGMAEDGTFITALSDVISNAIDLVQEYQAREVLEDDKNL